The Mytilus galloprovincialis chromosome 2, xbMytGall1.hap1.1, whole genome shotgun sequence genome has a window encoding:
- the LOC143064691 gene encoding solute carrier family 49 member 4 homolog isoform X1, whose protein sequence is MAEDIKNMRRNLLNKRKPPRIVIYTRRWWILLIFSFNCITQTLIWNTWGPIAQSAKAVFIWNDATVGMIANCSNISTLFTVFLASYFMDYKGLRISAVLCSGLIFAASGLRCITSDPEYATGLMYASAIINGVAGTTFFSGPPLLASLWFPLKQRTTATAISSLCIYAGLAGGFLIGPQLVSAPIYNTTVRYLKSDVVTHMVNESSTMSYQNTYNETALINFEELRNQVMWLMYVECIAAAVGFFAILLYFPDKPPTPPSNSANEKRIEYKKAICQIIRHGPLWLISIAFALPIGVYAAWGAILDVILHPVGVSQEEAGWIGFYATVGGCIAGVLIARFSDLFLRHMKLFLLCLYMCGGASFVWFTLVCDKIVPYSTAQLYISSIAGGIFLNGTIPLFYELSCETSYPIAEGITGAFSTMLDSIFGVLFLFVLQIPNIGTTWMNWCLVGSIGAGILVLLIFRESYRRTDLDITIDVKPSDCVDKIDENFNKQEKVDADFIHKRNICAENVEHAE, encoded by the exons ATGGCTGAAGACATAAAGAATATGAGAAGAAATTTGTTAAATAAGAGAAAACCTCCAAGGATTGTTATATACACTCGAAGATGGTGGATTCTCCTGATTTTTTCCTTCAATTGTATAACACAGACTCTAATATGGAATACATGGGGACCAATTGCACAGTCGGCAAAAGCTGTATTCATATGGAATGATGCAACCGTCGGAATGATAGCGAACTGCAGTAATATATCGACTTTATTTACAGTTTTCCTTGCTAGCTATTTTATGGATTATAAAG gtcTTCGAATCTCAGCTGTGTTATGTTCTGGATTGATATTTGCTGCTTCTGGACTAAGATGTATTACAAGTGATCCGGAATACGCTACTGG ATTGATGTATGCATCTGCAATAATTAATGGAGTAGCTGGTACAACTTTTTTCTCGGGACCACCATTGTTAGCATCGTTGTGGTTCCCTCTTAAGCAACGAACAACAGCTACTGCTATCAGCTCACTATGTATCTATGCTGGATTGGCAGGAGGGTTTCTTATTG gtCCACAATTAGTTTCGGCACCTATATACAACACAACAGTCAGATATCTTAAAAG TGACGTAGTTACACATATGGTAAATGAGTCGTCAACAATGTCGTACCAAAATACCTATAACGAAACAG cgCTAATAAACTTTGAAGAGTTAAGAAACCAGGTGATGTGGTTGATGTATGTTG aatGTATAGCAGCAGCTGTAGGGTTTTTTGCCATTCTTTTGTATTTTCCTGACAAGCCACCAACTCCACCAAGTAATTCTGCAAATGAGAAAAGAATTGAGTACAAAAAGGCTATTTGTCAAATAATTAG GCACGGACCTTTATGGTTAATCTCAATAGCATTTGCTTTACCCATTGGTGTATATGCCGCCTGGGGAGCCATACTTGATGTTATCCTACACCCTGTTGGAGTATCGCAG GAAGAAGCTGGCTGGATTGGATTTTATGCAACAGTAGGTGGTTGTATTGCTGGAGTTTTGATCGCTAG atttTCAGATCTGTTTTTGAGACATATGAAGTTATTCCTGCTATGTTTATATATGTGTGGTGGTGCTTCGTTTGTATGGTTCACACTTGTCTGTGATAAGATTGTACCATATTCAACAG ctCAGCTGTACATTTCGAGCATTGCTGGTGGGATATTTTTAAATGGAACAATACCTCTCTTTTATGAATTGAGTTGCGAAACATCATACCCTATAGCAGAAGGAATAACAGGGGCTTTTTCAACTATGCTGGATAGCATTTTTGGTGTATTATTTCTTTTCGTACTACAAATTCCTAATATAG GTACAACATGGATGAATTGGTGTCTAGTAGGCAGCATAGGAGCTGGTATCCTAGTTTTGTTAATATTTAGAGAATCATACAGGCGAACAGATCTGGATATTACTATAGATGTTAAGCCTAGTGACTGTGTCGACAAAATTGACGAAAACTTTAACAAACAAGAGAAGGTTGATgctgattttattcataaaagaaaTATTTGCGCTGAAAATGTAGAACATGCAGAATGA
- the LOC143064691 gene encoding solute carrier family 49 member 4 homolog isoform X2 produces the protein MTKINSLNKIKPPKIVIYTKRWWILLIFSFNCITQSLIWNTWGPITQSAKAVFLWKDATIGMIANCSNISTLVTVYLASYGMDYKGLRISAVLCSGLIFAASGLRCITSDPEYATGLMYASAIINGVAGTTFFSGPPLLASLWFPLKQRTTATAISSLCIYAGLAGGFLIGPQLVSAPIYNTTVRYLKSDVVTHMVNESSTMSYQNTYNETALINFEELRNQVMWLMYVECIAAAVGFFAILLYFPDKPPTPPSNSANEKRIEYKKAICQIIRHGPLWLISIAFALPIGVYAAWGAILDVILHPVGVSQEEAGWIGFYATVGGCIAGVLIARFSDLFLRHMKLFLLCLYMCGGASFVWFTLVCDKIVPYSTAQLYISSIAGGIFLNGTIPLFYELSCETSYPIAEGITGAFSTMLDSIFGVLFLFVLQIPNIGTTWMNWCLVGSIGAGILVLLIFRESYRRTDLDITIDVKPSDCVDKIDENFNKQEKVDADFIHKRNICAENVEHAE, from the exons ATGACGAAAATCAATTCATTAAATAAGATAAAACCTCCAAAGATTGTAATATACACTAAAAGATGGTGGATTCTTCTGATTTTTTCATTCAACTGCATAACACAGAGTTTAATATGGAATACATGGGGACCAATTACACAGTCGGCAAAAGCGGTATTCCTATGGAAGGATGCAACCATCGGAATGATAGCTAACTGCAGTAATATATCAACTTTAGTTACAGTTTACCTTGCTAGCTATGGAATGGATTATAAAG gtcTTCGAATCTCAGCTGTGTTATGTTCTGGATTGATATTTGCTGCTTCTGGACTAAGATGTATTACAAGTGATCCGGAATACGCTACTGG ATTGATGTATGCATCTGCAATAATTAATGGAGTAGCTGGTACAACTTTTTTCTCGGGACCACCATTGTTAGCATCGTTGTGGTTCCCTCTTAAGCAACGAACAACAGCTACTGCTATCAGCTCACTATGTATCTATGCTGGATTGGCAGGAGGGTTTCTTATTG gtCCACAATTAGTTTCGGCACCTATATACAACACAACAGTCAGATATCTTAAAAG TGACGTAGTTACACATATGGTAAATGAGTCGTCAACAATGTCGTACCAAAATACCTATAACGAAACAG cgCTAATAAACTTTGAAGAGTTAAGAAACCAGGTGATGTGGTTGATGTATGTTG aatGTATAGCAGCAGCTGTAGGGTTTTTTGCCATTCTTTTGTATTTTCCTGACAAGCCACCAACTCCACCAAGTAATTCTGCAAATGAGAAAAGAATTGAGTACAAAAAGGCTATTTGTCAAATAATTAG GCACGGACCTTTATGGTTAATCTCAATAGCATTTGCTTTACCCATTGGTGTATATGCCGCCTGGGGAGCCATACTTGATGTTATCCTACACCCTGTTGGAGTATCGCAG GAAGAAGCTGGCTGGATTGGATTTTATGCAACAGTAGGTGGTTGTATTGCTGGAGTTTTGATCGCTAG atttTCAGATCTGTTTTTGAGACATATGAAGTTATTCCTGCTATGTTTATATATGTGTGGTGGTGCTTCGTTTGTATGGTTCACACTTGTCTGTGATAAGATTGTACCATATTCAACAG ctCAGCTGTACATTTCGAGCATTGCTGGTGGGATATTTTTAAATGGAACAATACCTCTCTTTTATGAATTGAGTTGCGAAACATCATACCCTATAGCAGAAGGAATAACAGGGGCTTTTTCAACTATGCTGGATAGCATTTTTGGTGTATTATTTCTTTTCGTACTACAAATTCCTAATATAG GTACAACATGGATGAATTGGTGTCTAGTAGGCAGCATAGGAGCTGGTATCCTAGTTTTGTTAATATTTAGAGAATCATACAGGCGAACAGATCTGGATATTACTATAGATGTTAAGCCTAGTGACTGTGTCGACAAAATTGACGAAAACTTTAACAAACAAGAGAAGGTTGATgctgattttattcataaaagaaaTATTTGCGCTGAAAATGTAGAACATGCAGAATGA
- the LOC143064691 gene encoding solute carrier family 49 member 4 homolog isoform X3, translating into MEETRPLIRNHNVTVLYTRRWWMLAVFSFSCFMQTLIWNTWGPIAQSAKTVYGWSDGTIGLIPSLGNIACMCTVLLNCYFMDEKGLRISAVLCSGLIFAASGLRCITSDPEYATGLMYASAIINGVAGTTFFSGPPLLASLWFPLKQRTTATAISSLCIYAGLAGGFLIGPQLVSAPIYNTTVRYLKSDVVTHMVNESSTMSYQNTYNETALINFEELRNQVMWLMYVECIAAAVGFFAILLYFPDKPPTPPSNSANEKRIEYKKAICQIIRHGPLWLISIAFALPIGVYAAWGAILDVILHPVGVSQEEAGWIGFYATVGGCIAGVLIARFSDLFLRHMKLFLLCLYMCGGASFVWFTLVCDKIVPYSTAQLYISSIAGGIFLNGTIPLFYELSCETSYPIAEGITGAFSTMLDSIFGVLFLFVLQIPNIGTTWMNWCLVGSIGAGILVLLIFRESYRRTDLDITIDVKPSDCVDKIDENFNKQEKVDADFIHKRNICAENVEHAE; encoded by the exons atggaaGAAACTCGACCGTTAATCCGCAATCACAATGTCACTGTTTTATATACAAGGAGGTGGTGGATGTTGGCTGTTTTTTCATTTAGTTGTTTTATgcaaactttaatttggaatacgTGGGGACCTATAGCGCAGTCTGCTAAAACAGTGTATGGATGGAGTGATGGAACGATAGGTTTGATACCAAGCCTTGGTAATATAGCTTGCATGTGTACAGTTTTGTTGAACTGTTATTTTATGGACGAAAAGG gtcTTCGAATCTCAGCTGTGTTATGTTCTGGATTGATATTTGCTGCTTCTGGACTAAGATGTATTACAAGTGATCCGGAATACGCTACTGG ATTGATGTATGCATCTGCAATAATTAATGGAGTAGCTGGTACAACTTTTTTCTCGGGACCACCATTGTTAGCATCGTTGTGGTTCCCTCTTAAGCAACGAACAACAGCTACTGCTATCAGCTCACTATGTATCTATGCTGGATTGGCAGGAGGGTTTCTTATTG gtCCACAATTAGTTTCGGCACCTATATACAACACAACAGTCAGATATCTTAAAAG TGACGTAGTTACACATATGGTAAATGAGTCGTCAACAATGTCGTACCAAAATACCTATAACGAAACAG cgCTAATAAACTTTGAAGAGTTAAGAAACCAGGTGATGTGGTTGATGTATGTTG aatGTATAGCAGCAGCTGTAGGGTTTTTTGCCATTCTTTTGTATTTTCCTGACAAGCCACCAACTCCACCAAGTAATTCTGCAAATGAGAAAAGAATTGAGTACAAAAAGGCTATTTGTCAAATAATTAG GCACGGACCTTTATGGTTAATCTCAATAGCATTTGCTTTACCCATTGGTGTATATGCCGCCTGGGGAGCCATACTTGATGTTATCCTACACCCTGTTGGAGTATCGCAG GAAGAAGCTGGCTGGATTGGATTTTATGCAACAGTAGGTGGTTGTATTGCTGGAGTTTTGATCGCTAG atttTCAGATCTGTTTTTGAGACATATGAAGTTATTCCTGCTATGTTTATATATGTGTGGTGGTGCTTCGTTTGTATGGTTCACACTTGTCTGTGATAAGATTGTACCATATTCAACAG ctCAGCTGTACATTTCGAGCATTGCTGGTGGGATATTTTTAAATGGAACAATACCTCTCTTTTATGAATTGAGTTGCGAAACATCATACCCTATAGCAGAAGGAATAACAGGGGCTTTTTCAACTATGCTGGATAGCATTTTTGGTGTATTATTTCTTTTCGTACTACAAATTCCTAATATAG GTACAACATGGATGAATTGGTGTCTAGTAGGCAGCATAGGAGCTGGTATCCTAGTTTTGTTAATATTTAGAGAATCATACAGGCGAACAGATCTGGATATTACTATAGATGTTAAGCCTAGTGACTGTGTCGACAAAATTGACGAAAACTTTAACAAACAAGAGAAGGTTGATgctgattttattcataaaagaaaTATTTGCGCTGAAAATGTAGAACATGCAGAATGA